Sequence from the Candidatus Auribacterota bacterium genome:
AGTATCTCCATTGCACCGGAGCGGCAGAGGCAATTTGACTTTACGGTCCCCTATTACCGGTCGAGCCTGGCGGTGGCCGCGATCAAGGATATCGATTGGAATCACACGGACTTTATCAATGGCCTGAAGGATATGCGTCTCGGTGTGCTGAGAAGGAGCACGAGCTACGAGTGGGCGCGAAGGAATCTCTCGGCCAAGCGGGTGAACTACTATTCACCCCAGCGCATGGCCCAGGCCTTGCGGGACGAACAGGTCTTCTGTATTTTGATTGATGAGGATATCCTGAAGTGGGTGCTCCACAACAATGCCTACCGGTTTCAGGAAGTCGAGAGAGACCTGGATCACGAGTATTATGGTATCGTAGTGAAGAAGGGCAATACTCAACTGGTCTCGGAGCTCGACCAGGCGCTGAAGCGCCTCGACGAGAAGGACATCTACGACACGATTTACGAGAAGTGGTTCACGCGGAAAATGGACCTCCCCCGCAGACCATCCCGCTGAGGGAGTTGCGGTCAGGGGCGTAACGGATCAGACTTGTGTGGTAACTGCAACGTAACGATCCGCCTCCCTATCATTCCACGGGGGAAATCATGAGAAGATTGGGCTGGCAGATACTCTTGGGGGTACTCCTCGATAAGAGCAACTACAACAAGGCCATCAACGAGGTCAACGCGCGGGCGAAGGCGTACCTGGAGTCAAAGGGGGTCACTGTCCGCTACGACGATGAGGAGGTGACAAGCCACGCAAAACTTATCTGCGCGGACGACGCGGTCGTCGTGGGCTCCGACAACCGGGGGTATGACGCGATCGAGCGCAAGAATGAGTGCGCGGTGATCATACGCGACAGGGCAACCTCAGAGTTTTTCCGGCGGTATTTCGACACTCTCTGGGAGGGAAAGCAGTGGGTACCGTGACAGGACACGAGTCCCGCGACCGCTCGTGCGAACCCGCGCTCTGTGGTGATCCGGTGGGCGGCTATTGTCTGTCAATGCGCGGACGTAGCGAAACCCCAAGCGCGAGTCGTTCGCCCGCGCTCTCCCTCATATAATCTCTGATAGCTTCCCGCTTCGGTTCGGCGAGATCGGAGAAGTTAATCCCCAGCCCCATCTGGTAATCCTGGCTGTCCAATCTTGCGAGAGTGCCATCCACCACCAGACCCTTCCTCAGGGCGGAGAGATCCAACTGCGCGATGGGCATCCCCAGTGCAAACATAAACGGACCTGCATCGTGCTCACGCAGCAGATATTCCACGAGGACGCCGCCAAGACTTATGTTAGTCACGGCGCTCTTGAACGCGACGGGGTGGTCACCATGGATCGCGGTGAGCTTTGCGGGGGCGCAGATTGACACCCGGGGATACCGGCGCCTCTCACCGATGGCCTCGTATGAACACGAAAGTTCCAGCCCCAGACGCTCAATTGCTTCATCAATGCTATCGTAGGTGTTAACCGCTGGAGAAATATTGGCGTTCTCCATGAATTGCATGACGTTTGGAGAGGGGCTACAGAAAGCTACATTCCCGATAGAGGATGCTTTCTTCAGTGCCTGCATACCAAGACTGTCCACGAAATCCAGCCTTGAAAGGTCTATGAGCACCATTCCATTATTCGCCACATTGGCCCAATAATGGATCATCCTGCCAGTTGATTCACCCAGGAAGCCGCTGAGTCTGCCTCTCAACGTTAGAACCAATGCCTTCTTTTTATGTCTATTTATACCGCTGTGCATGTTATTCATTCGCTATTGCATTACATATGCCATAATAATATAGAGCAATTTCTGTGCCAATTGAAAACCGTTACTAAAATTTCTTAAAGATACATCTATCTCATTCTGGCGCAGGGTGATGTATCCTATCGAATTCGCGCCTCTTATGGCAGCATGCGGTGCATTTCAGTCCAATTGCTTACTTTGTTCACAGTTCCATGATAACTTTGTTCCTATTTCAAGGGCTATTATACCGTTTCAATCATAACAACGTCTCTCTCGAATACCTACAAGGAAAGACGCGCCCAACAGAAACCACCAGAATGCGCTTGATAGCTGGATTCTAGCAAATAACAGTCCTCGTCTTCAATATTTTTTGATACCCTGTCTTCGCTAAGAGGTGGTGTGATCACAATGGCAGAAATCTACTTCACAAACAGAGCTAAGATAGTTCTCATTGTCATTATCGTTTTCCTCACGCTCTACTACTTCCATCTCGACACGCTCAGGGAACTACAGTATAACCTCATCAACGTGAGCGAATCGGCGGCCATCGCAGCCCTCTCCATAATCGCATTTCCCGTGCTGCTCGGCTTACTTTTGTCAACATCATGCAGGGGAATGCGTGACCTTTCGGTGACGGTCCTGTGTGCGGTAGCTTTTCTCGCGCTCGACTATTACCTCTTCGCCGCTCACGGCACACAGTTAAACACGGTGTACCCTCTCCTCGCGATTGTGGCATCCTCACTTGCGCTGTCCGCGCATGCACGCATTGTCCGGGAGCAGCGCGCGTCTCGCGTGAGGAATTCGGTGTTGAAAATGGGACTGGCAATTCGCAGCGCGCGGGACAGCGGCGAGCTCTCCCGCGTCATCCTCGACGCGCTGGCAATGGCCGTGGGCGCCGACCGGGGAATGATTTTTTCCTGCGGGGAAGAGGCGAGGAACGGGGAGGAGTTCCCTGTTGAATGTGAGCGGAACATGCCCGCCGGGGTTATCTCCGGGGATGAGTTCGCGTGCGGCAGGGAGATCATATCGAGCGTCAGATCTACGCGGGAGGGAATGGTCATCCGTAATATGAGGAAGGGAAAACTATTAGCTCATCCGCAGTCGGGCAGCGAGGGTCTCCCCCGATCGGTTCTCTGTTTTCCGCTCAGCCACAGGCAGGCCCCCTTGAGAATAATCTATATGGAGAGCGACGCGCTCGAGAATGTCTTCCTGGACGATAGTACCGATGTCATCACTGCGCTGGCCGCCCAGGCTGCCGCTGTCATGGAGAATGAGCTGATTTACTCGACGGGGCGGCAGGCGAAAAATAATCTGAGGGAGGAGGACGCATATGTGAAGCGCGAGATTGAACAAACCCAGCGCCTGAGCTACATCGTGGGCAATAGCACGGCGATTCAAGCGTGCCTGGCGCTGGTGAGCAAGGCGTCCAAAAGTGATATCACGGTGCTCATTGAGGGGGAAACGGGAACCGGCAAGGAGCTGATTGCCAAAGCCATCCACTTCACGGGGCCCCGGGAGGCTGCCATGTTCGTTGCGCAGAACTGCAGCGCATTGCCTGAGTCGCTCCTTGAGAGCGAACTCTTCGGCCACAAGCG
This genomic interval carries:
- a CDS encoding sigma 54-interacting transcriptional regulator, producing MAEIYFTNRAKIVLIVIIVFLTLYYFHLDTLRELQYNLINVSESAAIAALSIIAFPVLLGLLLSTSCRGMRDLSVTVLCAVAFLALDYYLFAAHGTQLNTVYPLLAIVASSLALSAHARIVREQRASRVRNSVLKMGLAIRSARDSGELSRVILDALAMAVGADRGMIFSCGEEARNGEEFPVECERNMPAGVISGDEFACGREIISSVRSTREGMVIRNMRKGKLLAHPQSGSEGLPRSVLCFPLSHRQAPLRIIYMESDALENVFLDDSTDVITALAAQAAAVMENELIYSTGRQAKNNLREEDAYVKREIEQTQRLSYIVGNSTAIQACLALVSKASKSDITVLIEGETGTGKELIAKAIHFTGPREAAMFVAQNCSALPESLLESELFGHKRGAFTGAVKDKKGLLEIADGGTIFLDEVADMPPALQAKLLRVLQEGVIRPVGGVKEKRVDLRIISATNKNLAEEMKAGRFREDLYYRLNAFTIHVPPLRARREDIPVLAMHFVERICKWLKKDIKGISGEAMARLVTHDFPGNVRELENEMEKAIVMASDGDMITTDGLSEKIQGASAAMPEGDEHHTMKEAIISLERKLIARALQKHHGNKSRTAQELGISRRGLAKMIERIKSSGLSSPPE
- a CDS encoding ABC transporter substrate-binding protein, producing the protein MKYAPIICAVLVSAVAVFAQAPSPAPAAKEAGRTLRFVTDFDSPPFSFVERSKKVGFEIDLGQAIGRELGARVLWIQKGFNLGTYESLLKSGAADAVINSISIAPERQRQFDFTVPYYRSSLAVAAIKDIDWNHTDFINGLKDMRLGVLRRSTSYEWARRNLSAKRVNYYSPQRMAQALRDEQVFCILIDEDILKWVLHNNAYRFQEVERDLDHEYYGIVVKKGNTQLVSELDQALKRLDEKDIYDTIYEKWFTRKMDLPRRPSR
- a CDS encoding PilZ domain-containing protein, which produces MRGRLSGFLGESTGRMIHYWANVANNGMVLIDLSRLDFVDSLGMQALKKASSIGNVAFCSPSPNVMQFMENANISPAVNTYDSIDEAIERLGLELSCSYEAIGERRRYPRVSICAPAKLTAIHGDHPVAFKSAVTNISLGGVLVEYLLREHDAGPFMFALGMPIAQLDLSALRKGLVVDGTLARLDSQDYQMGLGINFSDLAEPKREAIRDYMRESAGERLALGVSLRPRIDRQ
- a CDS encoding phospholipase D-like domain-containing protein, encoding MRRLGWQILLGVLLDKSNYNKAINEVNARAKAYLESKGVTVRYDDEEVTSHAKLICADDAVVVGSDNRGYDAIERKNECAVIIRDRATSEFFRRYFDTLWEGKQWVP